Proteins from a genomic interval of Gossypium hirsutum isolate 1008001.06 chromosome A09, Gossypium_hirsutum_v2.1, whole genome shotgun sequence:
- the LOC107892134 gene encoding E3 ubiquitin-protein ligase RGLG2 isoform X1, with protein MGGSSSKDVNWRQNSSYRTSSASWDSHTGNPQYGQESPSYMSQYSSASLQYYPPSQPELQYYPPPQNRGSDKRTLDRRYSRIADNYNSLDQVTEALANAGLESSNLIVGIDFTKSNEWTGKRSFNRKSLHHIGNSLNPYEQAISIIGKTLAAFDEDNLIPCFGFGDASTHDQDVFSFYPDDRFCNGFEEVLSRYREIVPHLRLAGPTSFAPIIEMAMTIVEQSGGQYHVLVIIADGQVTRSIDTQHGRLSPQEQKTVDAIVQASKLPLSIILVGVGDGPWDMMKEFDDNIPARAFDNFQFVNSTEIMSKNTSPSRKETEFALAALMEIPSQYKATIELNILGQKGNVPERIPLPPPTYGASSFNRSKPSYSTSFQYGSASFSSSKPSHPTGFSPSVPPYLEDSNPISSAPPAPSSNYDNQLCPICLSNSKDMAFGCGHQTCEECSKDLQTCPICRSPIQTKIKLYF; from the exons ATGGGGGGTAGTAGTTCAAAGGATGTGAATTGGAGGCAGAATTCATCTTATCGTACGAGTTCGGCTTCATGGGATTCTCATACTGGCAATCCTCAGTATGGTCAAGAAAGCCCTAGTTATATGTCACAGTATAGCTCTGCCTCCCTGCAGTATTATCCACCTTCACAACCGGAGCTGCAGTATTATCCACCTCCTCAAAACCGTGGCAGTGATAAAAGGACACTAGACCGGAGGTATTCCAGAATTGCAGACAATTACAACTCCTTAGATCAG GTGACGGAAGCTCTTGCTAATGCTGGTCTCGAATCTTCCAATCTCATTGTTGGTATTGATTTCACGAAGAGCAATGAGTGGACAG GGAAAAGATCATTCAATAGAAAAAGCTTGCACCACATTGGAAATAGTTTAAATCCTTATGAACAAGCAATCTCAATCATTGGGAAAACGTTAGCTGCCTTCGATGAGGACAATTTAATTCCTTGCTTTGGATTCGGTGATG CATCAACACATGATCAAGATGTCTTCAGTTTCTACCCAGATGACAGATTTTGTAATGGATTTGAGGAAGTCTTAAGCCGCTATAGAGAAATTGTGCCACATCTTCGACTTGCAG GACCGACGTCGTTTGCTCCAATCATTGAAATGGCAATGACCATAGTTGAGCAGAGTGGTGGCCAGTACCACGTGTTAGTGATAATTGCAGATGGCCAG GTAACCAGAAGTATTGATACTCAGCATGGCCGGCTAAGTCCGCAAGAGCAGAAAACTGTTGATGCCATAGTTCAAGCAAG CAAGCTTCCTCTGTCGATTATATTGGTTGGTGTTGGAGACGGACCATGGGATATGATGAAGGAGTTTGACGATAACATTCCTGCTCGAGCCTTTGATAATTTTCAG TTTGTGAATTCCACGGAGATTATGTCGAAGAATACATCCCCATCCCGGAAGGAGACAGAATTTGCTCTTGCGGCTTTAATGGAGATTCCTTCACAGTACAAAGCAACCATTGAGCTTAATATTCTGGG TCAAAAGGGAAATGTTCCCGAGAGAATTCCACTACCTCCTCCTACATACGGCGCATCATCTTTTAACAGATCCAAACCATCCTATTCTACTAGTTTCCAATATGGTTCAGCATCTTTCAGCAGCTCAAAACCTTCTCATCCTACCGGTTTCTCACCAAGTGTCCCTCCTTATCTGGAAGACAGTAATCCCATCAGCTCAGCTCCCCCAGCTCCAAGTTCTAATTATGATAACCAG CTTTGTCCCATTTGCCTTAGTAACTCGAAAGACATGGCATTCGGTTGTGGACATCAG ACCTGTGAAGAATGTTCGAAAGACCTCCAAACGTGTCCGATATGCCGAAGTCCGATCCAAACCAAAATAAAGCTATacttttga
- the LOC107892134 gene encoding E3 ubiquitin-protein ligase RGLG2 isoform X2, which yields MGGSSSKDVNWRQNSSYRTSSASWDSHTGNPQYGQESPSYMSQYSSASLQYYPPSQPELQYYPPPQNRGSDKRTLDRRYSRIADNYNSLDQVTEALANAGLESSNLIVGIDFTKSNEWTGKRSFNRKSLHHIGNSLNPYEQAISIIGKTLAAFDEDNLIPCFGFGDASTHDQDVFSFYPDDRFCNGFEEVLSRYREIVPHLRLAGPTSFAPIIEMAMTIVEQSGGQYHVLVIIADGQVTRSIDTQHGRLSPQEQKTVDAIVQASKLPLSIILVGVGDGPWDMMKEFDDNIPARAFDNFQFVNSTEIMSKNTSPSRKETEFALAALMEIPSQYKATIELNILGEMFPREFHYLLLHTAHHLLTDPNHPILLVSNMVQHLSAAQNLLILPVSHQVSLLIWKTVIPSAQLPQLQVLIMITSFVPFALVTRKTWHSVVDIRPVKNVRKTSKRVRYAEVRSKPK from the exons ATGGGGGGTAGTAGTTCAAAGGATGTGAATTGGAGGCAGAATTCATCTTATCGTACGAGTTCGGCTTCATGGGATTCTCATACTGGCAATCCTCAGTATGGTCAAGAAAGCCCTAGTTATATGTCACAGTATAGCTCTGCCTCCCTGCAGTATTATCCACCTTCACAACCGGAGCTGCAGTATTATCCACCTCCTCAAAACCGTGGCAGTGATAAAAGGACACTAGACCGGAGGTATTCCAGAATTGCAGACAATTACAACTCCTTAGATCAG GTGACGGAAGCTCTTGCTAATGCTGGTCTCGAATCTTCCAATCTCATTGTTGGTATTGATTTCACGAAGAGCAATGAGTGGACAG GGAAAAGATCATTCAATAGAAAAAGCTTGCACCACATTGGAAATAGTTTAAATCCTTATGAACAAGCAATCTCAATCATTGGGAAAACGTTAGCTGCCTTCGATGAGGACAATTTAATTCCTTGCTTTGGATTCGGTGATG CATCAACACATGATCAAGATGTCTTCAGTTTCTACCCAGATGACAGATTTTGTAATGGATTTGAGGAAGTCTTAAGCCGCTATAGAGAAATTGTGCCACATCTTCGACTTGCAG GACCGACGTCGTTTGCTCCAATCATTGAAATGGCAATGACCATAGTTGAGCAGAGTGGTGGCCAGTACCACGTGTTAGTGATAATTGCAGATGGCCAG GTAACCAGAAGTATTGATACTCAGCATGGCCGGCTAAGTCCGCAAGAGCAGAAAACTGTTGATGCCATAGTTCAAGCAAG CAAGCTTCCTCTGTCGATTATATTGGTTGGTGTTGGAGACGGACCATGGGATATGATGAAGGAGTTTGACGATAACATTCCTGCTCGAGCCTTTGATAATTTTCAG TTTGTGAATTCCACGGAGATTATGTCGAAGAATACATCCCCATCCCGGAAGGAGACAGAATTTGCTCTTGCGGCTTTAATGGAGATTCCTTCACAGTACAAAGCAACCATTGAGCTTAATATTCTGGG GGAAATGTTCCCGAGAGAATTCCACTACCTCCTCCTACATACGGCGCATCATCTTTTAACAGATCCAAACCATCCTATTCTACTAGTTTCCAATATGGTTCAGCATCTTTCAGCAGCTCAAAACCTTCTCATCCTACCGGTTTCTCACCAAGTGTCCCTCCTTATCTGGAAGACAGTAATCCCATCAGCTCAGCTCCCCCAGCTCCAAGTTCTAATTATGATAACCAG CTTTGTCCCATTTGCCTTAGTAACTCGAAAGACATGGCATTCGGTTGTGGACATCAG ACCTGTGAAGAATGTTCGAAAGACCTCCAAACGTGTCCGATATGCCGAAGTCCGATCCAAACCAAAATAA
- the LOC107892133 gene encoding glucuronokinase 1 — MDQNMNSTKEGLISGSGAIQHKAYARVGLLGNPSDVYFGKTISFSLANFWASVTLEPSPHLIINPHPIHDLVQFDSLDHLVNRLQSEGYYGGVRLLMSICKLFHKHCKDNNINLSPGNFTLSYDTNIPRQAGLSGSSAIVCAALSCLLDFYKVRHLIKVKVRPNLILSAEKELGIVAGLQDRVAQVYGGLVHMDFSKENMDKLGHGIYTPMDISLLPPFHLIYAENPSDSGKVHSTIRQRWLNGDELVISSMKEVADIAAEGKSAILQKNYQKLAELMNHNFDLRRCMFGDECLGALNVEMVEVARRVGAASKFTGSGGAVVAFCPEGPPQVKRLEDECRKAGFSIQAIQVVPSRLNDVDLKTLSK; from the exons ATGGATCAAAATATGAACTCAACCAAGGAAGGTCTTATCTCAGGGTCAGGGGCGATTCAACACAAAGCTTACGCTCGTGTTGGATTGCTTGGCAACCCAAGCGATGTTTACTTCGGCAAAACCATCTCTTTTAGCCTTGCCAATTTCTGGGCTTCCGTTACTTTGGAGCCTTCTCCTCATCTCATCATCAACCCTCACCCCATTCATGATCTTGTTCAGTTTGATTCCCTTGATCACCTC GTTAATCGGTTGCAAAGTGAAGGTTATTATGGAGGTGTGCGACTGCTTATGTCAATTTGTAAACTCTTTCATAAGCATTGcaaggataataacataaatctCTCACCAGGGAACTTCACCCTCTCGTATGATACTAATATCCCTCGCCAG GCCGGACTTTCAGGGTCCAGTGCTATTGTATGCGCTGCCCTTAGCTGCCTGCTTGATTTTTACAAGGTCCGACATTTGATTAAAGTAAAAGTCAGACCCAACCTCATCCTCAGCGCAGAGAAGGAGCTCGGAATTGTTGCCGGCCTTCAGGATAGAGTGGCACAAGTCTATGGTGGTCTCGTCCACATG GACTTCAGCAAGGAAAACATGGATAAGTTGGGACATGGCATCTATACACCCATGGATATTAGTCTTCTACCGCCTTTCCATCTCATTTATGCTGAGAATCCAAGTGATTCAGGAAAG GTACATAGCACCATCCGACAAAGATGGCTCAATGGTGATGAGCTTGTTATATCTTCAATGAAAGAAGTTGCAGATATAGCAGCAGAAGGTAAGAGTGCAATACTCCAAAAGAATTACCAAAAGCTCGCGGAACTCATGAATCATAACTTCGACCTCCGAAG ATGCATGTTCGGGGATGAATGCTTGGGTGCTTTAAACGTAGAAATGGTGGAGGTAGCTCGGAGGGTGGGTGCCGCTTCGAAATTCACTGGCAGTGGAGGAGCTGTAGTTGCATTCTGCCCCGAGGGACCACCGCAAGTGAAACGACTTGAAGATGAATGTAGAAAAGCTGGATTTAGTATTCAAGCAATACAAGTAGTTCCTTCACGTCTAAATGATGTGGATCTTAAGACATTGTCTAAGTAG